From the genome of Scleropages formosus chromosome 25, fSclFor1.1, whole genome shotgun sequence:
AGAACGTCTAAGCATGAGGTGAAACTGTCTTGTCAACTTCTGTGGTCTGGGAGATGTCTGATCTGTTCTTTGGGATACTTTCAACAAAGCTCCTGCTAGAAGGTGATGGTAAAGAGGGAAGCTCACCATTGTTGGGGACCATGCTGGGCTCTGGGGGAACTGGCTGCTCATCTCTAATGGGAACCTCCACTGGGAGATCATCAGCCTCAGCAGAGCAGTCGCGGCTGGGCGGCTTGGGCGGGGCAGATGGCATGGAGGTGTAAGAAGGCGCAACAGCTGTCTGGTCATCCGAGAGGCTCTTAACTGCACAGAGGAGTGAAGAAACTTGTTATGTTTGCCCGACGGCGCCTTTCTATTCCAAGAGACACCAAGATTACACACATCTCAACAAGGCTATACGAGGAAAGAGTCTCTGCGGATTCCTCCTGGCAAGGCATGTGGTCATCTGTTGCACAGTAAATCAGGGAACTTTAAGTCTACGTTCCTCTCTATCTCCACCCATAAAGTGTTTCCTGGCGCCTGGTGCTCACCTTTTCCTGAGGGTGGCGGAGTGGCAGAAGCGATGGATGGCACGGACCTAGCAGGCCGCATGCCCTGCACCTCGCTCCGGCCTTGATCGCGGCGCGAGCGCTGCTGCAATACATTGATTACGGCATCCTTCTCCAGGATCTGCGCATACAGAGCCCGGATCCTGAGAACAGAAAATCAGACATTAGACGCACAAACGCAGATATTAACTTCCATCACATCTGCAGTCCTGCCCTCTACAtgcacacaaatacagtaacaagACGGAACTTTAAAGTGGCAAAACCCTACCTGTTCTCCATTTCCCGGGTCCTGTGGTTGGCTGTCGGCAGGTCCTCATTGAAGCTGTTGTTCGGAGAGTGGCGGGAGGAGTGATTTATAATGGTTGTGTCTCTGCAGGGAAAAAACATTGTTGAAAAATCCACAAAGGCGCCAAGCCATGCCTGGAAAAGCACACCAGCGAGGCGCTTCCACCTCTTCAGAACAGACACCAAAAGAGCCAACGCTCACCTCTGAGCTGCCGCTGTGGCCGCAGCGTCCATGGCAAACTGCCGCATGGTGCTTTCTTCCAGGTACTTCTGCTCCCACTTGGTCATGTCGGCCTCTAGGGCCAGGATGCGCTCCTCCTTCTCTCGCAGACGTGCCTCCAATGAAGACATGCTCAGCTCTGTAGACAGGACAGGGCTCTGCCCTTGAGTCTGTCTCTACAAGAAAGGGATGGCGCAGAAGCACTGGTCAGCACGAGGCGTCTCAGCATCCAACAACAAAGAACGTTCTTGGGCCTTGCTGGGCCTCTCACCTGTTGGGTGCGTAGTGCCTtgagctcctgctccagccgTGTGCGCAGCCTCTGCTCCAGCATCTCTCGCTTCTCACAAGCAGCCTGCAGCTGAGCCAATGCACCCTGCAGCCTCTCCACCTTCTCCACGTAGGCCCGCTTCCTCCGGAGCTCCTCTTCCAGGTGGCGGGCACGTGCCTGTGCCGAGCCCAGGGCCTTTTCCAATGCATCGGCCCTGTGTCGATGCTCCTCCTCTGAGCTCTGCAGCCGGAGCACCTCTCGTTCCAGCCGCTCGCGTGCCTTTTGATGCTCCTCATCTGAAGAAGAGAGGGCGGAAAAGGAAGGGTTGTGGGTAAGCACTATCTGACAGCTGCCGTTTCGCATACAAAGGACAGAATTCAATCACTCGTCCTAGTTGAACCACGAACCAATCTCGGCATCTGAAAGACGATATTGTTAAGCACAATAgcaatttttctgtatttgagCATTGCGAGCTGAATGCCAAAGGAATGGCTTTGCGCAAAAAGAAGGGCGGTAGGCATGACAGGGAGTGGAGGCACATTCCTGAGGCTCTTGTCCCTCCATGGACACAGCCCTGCTCCCTTCCTGCCCTTGAGTCCCGGAATGTGAACAAAGACCGGCGTGCGTGATTTGCACAAAGACTGCATGGAATGCAGAAAGAAATGAGGAGGAAGCTGTGACCCACTTAGGATCTGCTAAAGTCTCCATTCACCCTCCCTCTTCTTCTCAGCCTCTCAGTCTCACCTGGGCCTACCCCACAGCCATTGACTCCTGTCCAAGCGAGACCCTGCCACTCCAGCTCGGAACCACAAGCTTTTCTGTGACCCTGAAATCCTATTAACCAGAAGGATATAACTCAAAAATTATTTCCCCAGGCTTCCAGAAAGCCCTGACTTTTTGCTTTCCAGTACTCTTAAAAATCTGGAATGCTACCACTGTTAACTGCCCCTCTCACACTGAATCCTGATTCCACAACCACCCTGCCTTCTGATCATTTCGAGAGCACTTCCTCTAAACTACTCACAAACCAAACAAACTCTTCTTACACTCGAGGCAGCAGATTGAGCACTACTGGTCAAAAAACATGAGATGAACATCAAGAGCTGCTTGGACAACTCCGACTGAGTACTCCTCGGTAGCTTGTCTAAAACACTAATCTGATGTCTTGCTCTCTCTTCCCTTCATCATTCCAAAACTGATGAGCCACTGAACTACTGAGCAGTGGTGGGTATGAGGTTATGGACACTAAATCAGATCCAGGAGACCTGAAGGTCCAGGGCTGATGTCAGAAGTGGGAGCTGTAATCCTCAGCCCCCAGCAGATTTCCATCTGGAGAGGGTAAGGGGACTGTTGCTCAATGGCAGGAGGGAGTCTCTCTCACAGAAGAGCCTGATTACCTGCGGAATGTCAGCAATGCTTGGCCCCAGCTACTGCCAGGGTGAATAATGCTTGGCGTTGAAGCTGCAGGAGCAGCTCATGCTGAGGTTAtttgtgcgtgtgcatgtgatGGGGGTGGTGGCTGGGGTAGCGAAACATTCATCACCTCCTTCCCCCTCTGATTCTACACATGTCCTTTTTAGCGCTGCAGCCCAAACTACTCCCAAAGTACATATTTTGGAATCACCAAGTAAAATTTCCCCAAAACCTTACTTTAGCCACCGTGTCAGTGTAATAACAAACAGATTCATCAAATTTTTGTGAAAGGTACAAGAAATGCTTGGGGGTGGAAAAATCCAAACATCTGATTGTAATCAAGCACGAATGACACGATCACAATGGCTTGAGGAACGCTCCGAGTTGTTTTTTCTCCTACCGCCAGATACGGCAGCgactgtatttctttattttctttgtttccctggtatttattttctgttggcATCAGTTTATTCCATAAGGAAATTCCACAGCAGCACTCCTCCCCCACCAACATAAAAATTGGCCTCATTCTGAGGAGGGTAAGCCCCTCCCCACTCCACATTCCCTTCAAAAATATGTTATGAATCCTGTAATTGTCAATACACACTTTTGGAAGAGTGTGTCTTTTGGCACTGCGACGCAAATTGCCACAAACTCCCCAAACTGCAGGTATTCAAAAAACTTTCCCAGCCAGTAACGAGATCAAGAAGATGCAACTCAGAAGAAGAACAACATGTCAACCAATAACTCGGATGCACCTCGGGGGGGATACGTTCAAAGTAAATTGCGCTTGAGACTGCCTTTCTCTCTGAATGTGCACAATGAGCCAGATGGTGACATTTGACTCAGTCTCACTACCTGCGAAAACATACAACGCCATAAAAACACTTAACGCATTGCCTCATGTCTAAGGTATGCAGTCTAGGAGAGGAACGCCCAAACAGCGGAGTGTGTAACATCAGGCAAGGCTACTTTTACATTATAGGAAATTTGATGATCAAAATAGGACGAGTCCCACTCACTTTGCTGAATGAGTTTGGCCAAGACGTGCTGGTTTTGGTCAGCAGTTTCGAATTCTTTAGCCGCTTGTTTGGTCGCCGTTTCCAGACGGTCTAAAAAAACACAGCACGGAGAAACAGGTCACACTGAATGTTGGTGGTGTTTACTGCACAAAAATCACTTCCATTCCTTCGTTCAAAGTCGCTCAAACCAAGAGAGCGCTGCCGCGTTCTTCCCATCAGCCAGCTCAGGTCTTTTCGAGCGTTGTCGAGAAGCTCACCTCGTAAGTCTCTGTTGAAGTCGTGGAGCCGCTTGATCTCAGCCTCCAGCTTATTCCGCATGGTCTTCTCCAGGCTCTCTCGTTTGGTACAGCCCTTCATGAGAGTCTCATAGGCCTCTGATATCCGCTGGATCTCCTGCTCCAGCTAAACGAGAGAGACAACATTTGCTGTCAACCACACATGGAAGTTCCCCCAAGGCTCAATGAGTTTTCACACACCTCTGGCTGACATGAGTGAGGGGGGGGAgatatttactctttttttcatgttttcttttattttttaaaaaacaaagataGGGTTTGTATTTCAGCTCTCCTGGAATTTCATTAAACCCAACAGTTTAACTTGCTCATATCTTTTTATTACATAAGGTCAGGAACAATTTTCTCTCGAGACATGACCAAACATTCCTGGGAAAAAAGCGTTGGGTCCAGGTGTTGCCTTATCTGCATCTCCAATGAGCCATGTACCCATAGGGAAGGGGCGGGAGAGCCAACCATCCGCAGTGCATTTGCAGAAGCCTCCCCCAGTGGAAACATTACTCATATTTATCTGTTCAGGCATATTTACTCCTGCCTTCCCACCACTATAATCATCATTCCTTCTGTCTGAGAACAGAAAGGTGACGCAACTGGCAGGTGAGAGGACACTTGTTTAAACAACTCATTTCATCTTTACCTTAATGCTCAACAAGACAAGAGCCACGGAACTCTTTTGACGCTATGGTTCAAGTACAATGAACTGCAGAATTGAGAGCAGCGGTGAGGCTTTTTCTACAATAATCTAGAATATTGGTTATTGCGCAATGCAGAACGTGATTTCTATGGTCAACACAGGGGAATGTGTCAAGACTCAAAGAAACATCAGAGGGCTTGTAGAGGTGAAAGTAAAAGTGGCATTTCAGTCTGATAGAAGCAACTGGTGAACTAGGCTACCGCATGACACCTCATGTAGATGGTTCGAGCTTCTTTTCTCTATGACCAAAGTAACCTCCATCCCAACAGACTGCACAAGCTCCCCAAAGGCTCTGATTCTCAAACAGCTGTTTGCCACTACATCATGCACTGATGTGAGCGTTCGAAGAAGCCCTGCCCTGAGCATGATGGATCATGGAATGTGTCTTGGTGCGCTCTTTTGTGCTTCCATGGTTGACTTCCATCCTAGAACCCTGAGTCGAAAGTTCATCTAACCATTCTATAAACTGGACAAAGATGTATCAAAACTCATTCTCGGTTAATAAACGAAATTTCCACTGCGAATGAAAGCAAGCAGCGCCATTCCAAACTGGAGAAACCAGCCCTGTCATCTTTCCACTGCATATTCCAGTGAAGTTAATCTCTCTGGTATGCAGCATTACTAAACCCACACCCTTCAAAAACTCCTCAAACCCAAAAAATCCCCCTGCAAATACGTTATGCTGGATCCCTGAACTTTGCCCGAAGGATCACGATTACTGGCAATGCAGGATAAGCCTCTACATGCCTGATCATGATTTCAAGCAGAGCTACAACCTTCCTGTACCAAAGAGCCAACAAGAGCACTTTGACACTTACACaaaactgctgctgctttcgCAGCGAGACATTTTGAGGAAGCCATAAAAAAAACCATTGCGATATGAGAGGCTTGGCCGCCGAAGAGAAGGGTGACCTACCTTCTGGATTCTCATGGCCTTCTCACTGTAGCCCTCCACTTCCTTCCTAAGGGACTCATTCTCTGCTATCAGCATCTCCATCTGGGccatctggttgctgctggGGCTGGCATGGGCTGTTGTGTAGACCTCCATGCCAGAAGGTGTCAGTGTGGTGATCGCGGGACTGGGACTCACTTGCTGAGCCTGCACGTACCTGACACGAGAAAGGTGTGTTGATTGCATTCCATCTCCAC
Proteins encoded in this window:
- the LOC108921768 gene encoding angiomotin-like 2a — translated: MRTAEDSSGTVLHRLIQEQLRYGNPTDTRTLLAIQQQALRGAASPRSSLESLSPEEPPFPQLSARQEPQGQEHQGDCQHSESYQLYQLHGEELPTYEEAKAHSQYLALQGGLHLAASPAMYLQGGDHQDEGARDLKRSHARSLSERLLQLSLERNSTRANVAAMSSSHSYPQLPGYHPPRDSQGQGPQHAPPPEYPVHSMGYMPSSSQERGLYFGEARPPHPQHYRYVQAQQVSPSPAITTLTPSGMEVYTTAHASPSSNQMAQMEMLIAENESLRKEVEGYSEKAMRIQKLEQEIQRISEAYETLMKGCTKRESLEKTMRNKLEAEIKRLHDFNRDLRDRLETATKQAAKEFETADQNQHVLAKLIQQNEEHQKARERLEREVLRLQSSEEEHRHRADALEKALGSAQARARHLEEELRRKRAYVEKVERLQGALAQLQAACEKREMLEQRLRTRLEQELKALRTQQRQTQGQSPVLSTELSMSSLEARLREKEERILALEADMTKWEQKYLEESTMRQFAMDAAATAAAQRDTTIINHSSRHSPNNSFNEDLPTANHRTREMENRIRALYAQILEKDAVINVLQQRSRRDQGRSEVQGMRPARSVPSIASATPPPSGKVKSLSDDQTAVAPSYTSMPSAPPKPPSRDCSAEADDLPVEVPIRDEQPVPPEPSMVPNNDNTEEQQQSPDRISRDLVKVEAVEIFI